The genomic DNA GGAAAACGACATGACATACGCCGAGTACGAGAAAGAGGTCGAATATACCATCAAGAAAGAACGCCTCATCGCAAAAAAGCTGGGATCCCATATCATCATTACCGATGAGGACGTCAACACGTATTTTAACGAGCACAAGGACGAATACCAGGATCTGGCGGAATTCCGCATCAGCGAAATCATCATGGGAGTATCCCCCGATGCGGATGCCACCACGATAAACGCCCTGGTAAGTGAAGTTGAAAAGGTGCGAAAAAGAGCGATGGCGGGAGAGGACTTTGCGGCCCTGGCCAAGGAGTACTCAATCTCCCCCAGCGCCGAAGAAGGAGGCGATCTCGGCTGGCTGAATCCCGGCGAGATGGAACCGGGCCTCTTGGCGTTTCTCTCCACGATGAAAGTCGGCGAGGTCTCGGAAGTCTTGACGGTTCAGAATACCCTGCTCATTCTGAAGCTAACCGATAAGCGCCCGATTCCCGGCGGCGTCACGGTGGATGATGTGCGTGATGAAATCGAGTACGTCCTGACCAATGAGCGCACAATGTATTTTTTCGAGAAGTGGATTGAGGACTTGAAAGAAGAGGCGTATATCACGATCATGCTGTAGACCGCCTCGTTCTATTCGGAGCATATCCTTTCACAGGAACATTCACCCCGTTTACATGTCAAATGTTTGATTGGGGTTGCGTACTCCCGTATGGAGGAGTACAATTATTGGCATAAACACTACAAAAACAATAATGGATATAACAAACCGATGAAACGGTCACGAGGATATCGCGCATCAGAAGATAATCTGTATAGGCTCGCCCAGGATTCGTCCCAGCGGCGGCGCATGGCCCTCTTGATCTTCCTCTCCATCACACTGGTGTTTCTGGTGCTCGTCTCATCGACGGTCCTGGGGGTGTATCTCTACTTCTCCCGGGATCTCCCGAGTGTGACGGCTCTGAAGGATTACCGTCCCAGCATTATCACGAAGGTATATGCGTACGACGGGTCTCTGGTAGGGGAATACTTCCTGGAACGCAGGGTCGTGGTGGAGTACGAAGAGATACCGAAAATGATGGTGCTGGCCTTTGTGGCAGCCGAGGACGACGATTTCTTCGAGCATCCCGGTATCGACATCAGAGGCATCATTCGT from Candidatus Zymogenaceae bacterium includes the following:
- a CDS encoding peptidylprolyl isomerase, which codes for MKAFAVKTKTPDVRTIIAYTIGTLFLLTAVIAPIQSSAVEISDRVIALVNDEVITMSDLFEEGGDDVTGDPDRVLKNGMTVAEAREIILQQLIAKALLNDAVRAYGIEVTRDDVDDAIEQQMEVNGLTKAQLMEILAENDMTYAEYEKEVEYTIKKERLIAKKLGSHIIITDEDVNTYFNEHKDEYQDLAEFRISEIIMGVSPDADATTINALVSEVEKVRKRAMAGEDFAALAKEYSISPSAEEGGDLGWLNPGEMEPGLLAFLSTMKVGEVSEVLTVQNTLLILKLTDKRPIPGGVTVDDVRDEIEYVLTNERTMYFFEKWIEDLKEEAYITIML